One window of the Nicotiana tabacum cultivar K326 chromosome 4, ASM71507v2, whole genome shotgun sequence genome contains the following:
- the LOC107797968 gene encoding clavaminate synthase-like protein At3g21360, whose product MPENLLTQVGIPQQKHYNGVPFPAVLSPNPNSTISQLPQIIKEQKPWLGSLLQQSGAILIRGFPVNSASDFNDVVEAFGYEELPYVGGAAPRTNVLGRVFTANESPPDQKIPFHHEMAQVPEYPSKLFFFCDVEPGSGGETPIVLSHVVYEKMKRKYPDFVERLEEHGLIYIRVLGEDDDPSSPIGRGWKSTFLTKDKSVAEERAAKLGMKLEWIEDGVKTVMGPIPGIKFNQERQQKIWFNSMVAAYTGWKDARNDPVKAVTFGDGQPLPAEVIHDCLRILEDESVAIPWKKGDVLLIDNLAVLHSRKPFNPPRRILASLCK is encoded by the exons atgccagAAAATTTGTTGACCCAAGTTGGAATACCTCAACAGAAGCACTACAATGGAGTTCCCTTTCCTGCTGTTTTATCTCCGAACCCAAACTCTACTATCTCACAACTACCACAGATAATCAAAGAGCAAAAACCATGGCTTGGTTCTCTGCTCCAACAATCTGGGGCTATTCTTATCAGGGGATTTCCTGTAAACTCGGCATCAGATTTTAATGATGTCGTTGAAGCTTTTGGCTACGAGGAACTGCCGTACGTGGGTGGTGCTGCTCCTCGTACCAACGTTCTTGGCCGTGTCTTCACCGCTAATGAGTCCCCACCTGATCAAAAAATTCCCTTTCATCATGAAATGGCTCAG GTTCCCGAGTATCCAtcaaaattgtttttcttttgtgaTGTTGAACCTGGAAGTGGAGGAGAAACTCCAATAGTGCTCAGCCATGTTGTGTATGAGAAGATGAAAAGAAAGTATCCTGATTTTGTTGAGCGATTGGAAGAGCATGGCTTAATTTATATAAGGGTATTAGGAGAAGATGATGATCCTTCTTCCCCAATTGGCCGAGGCTGGAAATCAACATTTTTAACTAAAGACAAGAGCGTGGCTGAAGAAAG GGCTGCAAAGTTAGGGATGAAGCTGGAATGGATAGAGGATGGAGTTAAAACCGTAATGGGGCCTATACCAGGCATCAAATTCAACCAAGAAAGGCAGCAGAAAATATGGTTTAATAGCATGGTAGCTGCATATACCGGGTGGAAAGATGCTAGAAATGATCCAGTGAAAGCAGTCACTTTTGGAGATGGTCAACCTTTGCCTGCTGAAGTTATACATGATTGCTTAAGAATCCTTGAGGATGAAAGTGTTGCAATTCCATGGAAGAAAGGCGACGTCTTGCTTATTGATAATTTGGCTGTTCTTCACTCCAGGAAACCTTTCAATCCACCTCGTCGCATATTAGCTTCACTTTGCAAGTAA